A genomic region of Limnohabitans curvus contains the following coding sequences:
- a CDS encoding nucleobase:cation symporter-2 family protein, with amino-acid sequence MTQSTHPVDEHLPTGKLAALGLQHVLVMYAGAVAVPLIVGRALKLSPEQVAMLISADLFVCGLVTLIQSWGATQWFGIRLPVMMGVTFAAVAPMVSMANANPGDAGAQLIFGAIMGAGVISMLIAPLVSRMLRFFPPVVTGTIIAVIGISLMRIGINWIFGNPFGPTAPSIVNPEHAKWLADAAAAASAPGSTLSAVPKDLALVAKIPNPKYADLTGVGIAALVLVSILMIAKFAKGFIANISVLLGIIIGGVVATSFGLMNFDKVGKAEWFGIVTPFQFGMPVFDPVLILTMTLVMIVVMIESTGMFLALGEMTDRHVDRAALTRGLRTDGLGTLIGGIFNTFPYTSFSQNVGLVAVTGVKSRFVCVAGGIILIILGVIPKMAALVESLPTVVLGGAGLVMFGMVAATGIRILGGVDFKNNRFNSLVVAISIGIGMIPLIAPNFKQWMPHNLHPLIESGILLASISAVLLNLFFNGASKDDSAAVAAARQADNH; translated from the coding sequence ATGACCCAATCCACCCATCCCGTTGACGAGCACTTGCCTACCGGCAAGCTCGCCGCTCTCGGCTTGCAACACGTGCTCGTCATGTACGCAGGCGCTGTGGCTGTGCCGCTCATCGTGGGCCGTGCTTTGAAGCTCAGCCCCGAACAAGTGGCCATGCTGATTTCGGCCGACTTGTTTGTGTGCGGCTTGGTCACCCTCATTCAATCGTGGGGTGCGACCCAATGGTTTGGCATTCGCTTGCCCGTCATGATGGGCGTGACCTTTGCCGCCGTGGCACCTATGGTGTCTATGGCCAATGCCAACCCAGGCGACGCAGGGGCACAACTCATCTTTGGCGCCATCATGGGCGCGGGCGTGATCTCGATGCTGATCGCTCCCTTGGTCAGCCGCATGCTGCGCTTCTTTCCCCCCGTGGTGACCGGCACCATCATTGCGGTGATCGGCATCAGCTTGATGCGCATTGGCATCAATTGGATTTTTGGCAACCCTTTCGGCCCCACCGCGCCGTCTATCGTCAACCCCGAGCACGCCAAGTGGCTGGCTGACGCTGCGGCGGCGGCTTCGGCCCCTGGCTCCACCTTGTCTGCGGTGCCCAAAGATTTGGCCTTGGTTGCCAAAATTCCAAACCCCAAATACGCCGACCTCACGGGCGTGGGCATTGCCGCTTTGGTGCTGGTGTCTATTTTGATGATCGCCAAATTTGCCAAAGGCTTCATCGCCAACATCTCGGTGCTCTTGGGCATCATCATCGGCGGCGTGGTCGCCACCAGCTTCGGGCTAATGAACTTTGACAAAGTGGGCAAGGCCGAGTGGTTTGGCATCGTCACCCCATTCCAGTTTGGTATGCCTGTGTTTGACCCCGTGCTCATCCTCACCATGACTTTGGTGATGATTGTGGTGATGATCGAATCCACAGGCATGTTCTTGGCCTTGGGCGAAATGACCGACCGTCATGTGGACCGCGCCGCGCTCACCCGTGGTTTGCGCACCGATGGTTTGGGCACGCTGATTGGCGGCATCTTCAACACCTTCCCTTACACCAGCTTCTCGCAAAACGTGGGCCTCGTTGCCGTGACGGGTGTAAAGAGCCGCTTTGTGTGCGTGGCCGGCGGCATCATCCTCATCATCTTGGGCGTCATTCCTAAGATGGCTGCTTTGGTTGAGTCACTCCCCACGGTGGTCTTGGGCGGCGCTGGCTTGGTGATGTTTGGCATGGTGGCCGCCACCGGCATTCGCATCTTGGGCGGTGTGGACTTCAAGAACAACCGCTTCAACAGCTTGGTCGTGGCCATTTCCATTGGCATCGGCATGATTCCGCTGATCGCCCCGAACTTCAAGCAATGGATGCCGCACAACCTGCACCCACTGATTGAGTCGGGCATCTTGTTGGCCTCCATCTCAGCGGTGTTGTTGAACTTGTTCTTCAACGGCGCGTCCAAGGACGACTCAGCGGCTGTCGCGGCTGCTCGTCAAGCAGATAACCACTAA
- a CDS encoding ABC transporter substrate-binding protein has protein sequence MIKRTFIKTTLGLALAATFAGASAQTTPLKFQLDWRFEGPAAFFLVPAAKGYFKDAKLDVTVDAGNGSGGAVNRVASGAYDLGFADLAALMEFHANNPDAPNKPVAVMMVYNNTPASVMALKKSGIKTPADLAGKKLGAPVFDAGRRAFPIFAKANSVPAVNWVSMDPPLRETMLVRGDVDAITGFTFTSLLNIEARGVKADDVVVMQYPDFGVKLYGNAIIASPKLVKENPAAIKAFLTAFAKGAKDVIADPAKAIETVKARDGIINTELETRRLKLAIDTVINSPDARAEGFGQIKAPRLSLMASQVSDAFNTKTRVKADEIWNGSFLPTAKELDVLPKGKK, from the coding sequence ATGATCAAACGCACCTTCATCAAAACCACCCTCGGCTTGGCATTGGCTGCCACGTTTGCGGGTGCCTCAGCACAAACTACGCCCCTCAAGTTCCAACTCGACTGGCGCTTTGAAGGCCCCGCTGCTTTCTTCTTGGTGCCTGCTGCCAAAGGCTATTTCAAAGACGCCAAGCTCGATGTGACGGTGGATGCTGGCAACGGTTCGGGCGGCGCAGTTAACCGCGTGGCTTCAGGCGCATACGACTTGGGCTTTGCCGACTTGGCCGCCTTGATGGAATTCCACGCCAACAACCCCGACGCACCCAACAAGCCTGTGGCCGTGATGATGGTCTACAACAACACGCCCGCGTCGGTGATGGCGTTGAAAAAATCGGGCATCAAAACGCCTGCCGACTTGGCTGGCAAAAAGCTGGGCGCACCTGTGTTTGACGCAGGCCGTCGCGCTTTCCCCATCTTCGCCAAGGCCAACAGCGTGCCCGCCGTGAACTGGGTGTCGATGGACCCACCTTTGCGCGAAACCATGTTGGTGCGCGGCGATGTGGACGCGATCACCGGCTTCACGTTCACCTCTTTGCTCAACATTGAAGCCCGTGGTGTGAAAGCTGACGACGTGGTGGTCATGCAATACCCAGACTTCGGCGTGAAGCTGTACGGCAATGCCATCATCGCCTCACCCAAATTGGTCAAAGAAAACCCAGCCGCCATCAAAGCGTTCTTGACTGCTTTCGCCAAAGGCGCGAAAGATGTGATCGCTGACCCCGCCAAAGCCATCGAAACGGTCAAGGCCCGCGACGGCATCATCAACACCGAGCTCGAAACACGCCGCTTGAAGCTGGCCATTGACACCGTGATCAACAGCCCAGACGCGCGTGCTGAAGGCTTTGGCCAAATCAAAGCGCCTCGTTTGTCTTTGATGGCATCGCAAGTGTCTGATGCGTTCAACACCAAGACACGCGTCAAAGCAGACGAAATCTGGAACGGTTCTTTCCTGCCCACAGCCAAAGAACTCGACGTGTTGCCAAAAGGTAAGAAGTAA
- a CDS encoding ABC transporter ATP-binding protein, with translation MTASPEHFVDFQNVWLAYNDELLAQNHFAVEDINLQVKQGEFIAIVGPSGCGKSTFMKLTTGLKKPSRGEIYVDGQPVNGPLKISGMAFQSSSLLPWRTTLDNVLLPLEIVEPYRSNFKAKKAEYEARAIKLLQSVGLSGYERKFPWELSGGMQQRASICRALIHEPKMLLLDEPFGALDAFTREELWCTLRDLHAEQKFNVILVTHDLRESVFLADTVYVMSKSPGRFVVKRDIDLPRPRDLEVTYTPEFTNIVHELRGHIGAMRKDGTHLGQ, from the coding sequence ATGACTGCTTCTCCCGAACACTTCGTCGACTTTCAAAACGTCTGGCTCGCCTACAACGATGAGTTGTTGGCGCAAAACCACTTTGCAGTGGAAGACATCAACCTGCAGGTCAAGCAAGGCGAGTTCATCGCGATTGTGGGTCCCTCGGGTTGCGGCAAATCCACCTTCATGAAACTCACCACGGGTTTGAAAAAACCCAGCCGTGGCGAAATTTATGTCGATGGTCAGCCCGTCAATGGTCCGCTCAAGATCAGCGGCATGGCATTCCAATCGTCCTCGCTGCTGCCTTGGCGCACCACGCTGGATAACGTGCTGTTGCCTTTGGAAATCGTGGAACCTTACCGTTCCAACTTCAAAGCCAAAAAGGCAGAGTACGAAGCCCGAGCCATCAAGTTGTTGCAAAGCGTGGGCTTGAGCGGTTACGAGCGCAAGTTTCCGTGGGAACTGTCAGGTGGCATGCAGCAACGCGCCAGCATTTGCCGTGCGTTGATTCATGAGCCCAAGATGCTGTTGCTTGACGAGCCGTTTGGTGCGCTCGACGCCTTCACCCGCGAAGAGCTGTGGTGCACGCTGCGCGACTTGCACGCCGAACAAAAGTTCAACGTCATCTTGGTCACCCACGATTTGCGTGAGTCCGTCTTCTTGGCCGACACCGTGTATGTGATGAGCAAGAGCCCAGGCCGCTTTGTGGTCAAACGCGACATCGACTTGCCACGCCCCCGTGACTTGGAGGTGACCTACACCCCCGAGTTCACAAACATCGTCCACGAGCTGCGCGGCCACATTGGCGCCATGCGCAAAGACGGCACCCACCTCGGGCAGTAA
- a CDS encoding ABC transporter transmembrane domain-containing protein, protein MKPTPQSLSGLIPFIRPYRVQVALAGLFLLLAAGTTLAFPWALRTLIDQGLAEQATPEVLATQFVELFMVAAALAVFSSARFYMVSWLGEKITVDLKNKVYAHVLQQSPTFFETTQSGEVLSRLTSDATLIQTVVGSSLSMGLRNAVMGVGAMAMLIWTNPWLMLQVIGVLALVVFPSVYLGRRVRRLSRASQDRVADSSAMASEVLNAISVVQSYTAERREALRFSGSTAQALATSLRRVRARSALVGFIIMASSAALLWGLYMGALSVRAGTTTAGELGQTVVYVVLLASAFAVLGEVYGDVLRAAGAIERLMELLHTQSDVRSPEQPQRAPWPTHGSSLVLREVSFNYPSRPAQRALNGLAGEVHAGQTVAIVGPSGAGKTTLFSLLMRFYAPQQGAVLLDGVAIEQMDLHDLRQRIGVVPQEPVVFSGTVMENIRYGQPDATDQAVHAAAEAAFATEFINELPEGFDTYLGDRGVRLSGGQRQRIAIARAILKNPPMLLLDEATSALDANSERMVQAALEKAMQGRTTLVIAHRLATVQRADCIWVLEHGRLVEQGTHAELMARAGLYASLAALQFGE, encoded by the coding sequence ATGAAGCCCACCCCCCAATCGCTGTCTGGACTGATTCCATTCATTCGCCCTTACCGTGTTCAGGTGGCCTTGGCTGGCCTGTTTTTGTTGCTGGCGGCTGGCACGACCTTGGCCTTTCCGTGGGCGCTGCGCACGTTGATTGACCAAGGCTTGGCCGAGCAGGCCACGCCCGAGGTGTTGGCCACTCAGTTTGTTGAGCTGTTCATGGTGGCTGCGGCCTTGGCGGTGTTTTCGTCGGCACGGTTTTACATGGTGAGCTGGCTGGGCGAGAAGATCACGGTGGACTTGAAAAACAAGGTCTACGCCCATGTGCTGCAGCAAAGCCCCACGTTTTTTGAAACCACGCAGTCGGGCGAGGTGCTGTCGCGTTTGACGAGCGACGCCACCCTGATTCAAACCGTGGTGGGCTCGTCGTTGTCGATGGGGCTGCGCAATGCGGTGATGGGCGTGGGCGCAATGGCCATGCTGATTTGGACCAACCCTTGGCTGATGTTGCAGGTGATTGGGGTGCTGGCGTTGGTGGTGTTTCCGAGTGTGTATTTGGGCCGCCGTGTGCGCCGCCTGTCGCGTGCCAGCCAAGACCGTGTGGCCGATTCAAGTGCCATGGCGTCTGAGGTGCTGAATGCCATTTCGGTGGTGCAAAGCTACACGGCCGAGCGGCGCGAGGCTTTGCGATTCAGCGGCTCGACCGCGCAAGCCTTGGCCACGTCGCTGCGCCGCGTGCGTGCGCGTTCGGCCTTGGTGGGTTTCATCATCATGGCGTCGAGTGCGGCGTTGTTGTGGGGCTTGTACATGGGTGCACTGTCGGTGCGTGCGGGCACGACCACCGCCGGTGAGCTGGGCCAAACCGTGGTGTATGTGGTGTTGCTGGCCAGCGCCTTTGCCGTGCTGGGTGAGGTGTATGGCGATGTGCTGCGTGCCGCAGGTGCGATCGAGCGGCTGATGGAGCTGCTGCACACCCAATCGGATGTGCGTTCGCCCGAGCAGCCACAGCGTGCGCCTTGGCCTACACACGGTTCGAGCTTGGTGCTGCGTGAGGTGAGTTTCAACTACCCGTCGCGGCCCGCGCAGCGCGCCCTCAATGGCCTTGCGGGCGAGGTGCATGCAGGGCAAACCGTGGCCATTGTTGGCCCCAGTGGTGCTGGCAAGACCACGCTGTTTTCTTTGCTGATGCGTTTTTATGCGCCTCAGCAAGGCGCAGTGCTGTTAGACGGCGTGGCGATTGAGCAAATGGATTTGCACGATTTGCGTCAGCGCATTGGCGTTGTGCCGCAAGAGCCCGTGGTGTTTTCGGGCACGGTGATGGAGAACATCCGCTACGGCCAACCCGATGCCACTGACCAAGCTGTGCATGCAGCGGCAGAGGCGGCGTTTGCTACGGAATTTATCAACGAGTTGCCCGAAGGCTTTGACACGTATTTGGGTGACCGAGGCGTGCGCTTGTCGGGCGGGCAGCGTCAGCGCATTGCGATTGCACGGGCTATTTTGAAGAACCCACCCATGCTGCTGCTAGACGAAGCCACCAGCGCTTTGGACGCCAACAGCGAGCGCATGGTGCAAGCTGCGTTAGAGAAAGCCATGCAAGGCCGCACGACCCTCGTGATTGCACACCGCTTGGCCACGGTGCAGCGTGCCGACTGTATTTGGGTGCTAGAGCATGGCCGCTTGGTGGAGCAGGGCACACACGCCGAGTTGATGGCGCGTGCGGGTCTGTATGCCAGTTTGGCCGCCTTGCAGTTTGGTGAATAA
- a CDS encoding ABC transporter permease has product MNQKQLETWAPWGLLIATLVIWQGMCSLFNVSEFVFPSPLRIWQQMVEYRDVIAGHAWRTFWVTMVGFGIAIVVGVLLGFVIGSSRLAYAAVYPLMTGFNALPKAAFVPILVVWFGIGVGPAILTAFLISFFPIMVNIATGLATLEPELEDVLRVLGAKRWDVLIKVGLPRSMPYFYGSLKVAITLAFVGTTVSEMTAANEGIGYLLISAGSAMQMGLAFAGLVVVGAMAMIMYELFSMIEKHTTGWAHRGSQNH; this is encoded by the coding sequence ATGAATCAAAAACAACTCGAAACTTGGGCGCCTTGGGGCTTGCTGATTGCCACCTTGGTCATTTGGCAAGGCATGTGCTCGCTCTTCAATGTGTCTGAATTTGTCTTCCCATCACCGCTGCGCATCTGGCAGCAAATGGTCGAATACCGCGACGTCATTGCGGGCCACGCGTGGCGCACCTTCTGGGTGACCATGGTCGGCTTTGGCATTGCCATCGTGGTGGGCGTGCTGCTCGGCTTTGTCATTGGCAGCTCACGCTTGGCCTATGCAGCCGTGTACCCGCTGATGACCGGCTTCAACGCCTTGCCCAAAGCGGCCTTTGTGCCGATTTTGGTGGTGTGGTTTGGCATTGGCGTGGGCCCTGCCATCTTGACTGCCTTCCTCATCAGCTTCTTCCCCATCATGGTGAACATCGCCACGGGCTTGGCCACCTTAGAGCCTGAGCTTGAAGACGTGTTGCGCGTCTTGGGCGCCAAGCGCTGGGACGTGTTGATCAAAGTGGGCCTGCCCCGCTCCATGCCCTACTTCTACGGTTCACTCAAAGTCGCCATCACCTTGGCCTTTGTGGGCACCACCGTGTCTGAGATGACCGCCGCCAACGAAGGCATTGGTTACCTGCTGATTTCTGCGGGCTCGGCCATGCAAATGGGCTTGGCATTTGCGGGCTTGGTGGTCGTGGGCGCGATGGCCATGATCATGTACGAGCTGTTCAGCATGATTGAAAAACACACCACGGGTTGGGCTCACCGCGGCTCACAAAACCACTGA
- the puuE gene encoding allantoinase PuuE, which yields MSNPNATYDSTAAYPRDLVGYGRQVPHAQWPNQARIAVQFVLNYEEGSENATVHGDAGSEMFLSEMFNPPSFPDRHLSMEGIYEYGSRVGVWRILREFEKRGLPLTVFGVSMALERHPELTAAFVELGHEIACHGYRWINYQTTDEATERAHMNKGVDIIERLTSTTHGNSIHGAGWYTGRDSPNTRRLVADHGGFEYDSDYYGEDLPFWMKVQKTNGDVVPQLVVPYTLDCNDMRFALPQGFSQAEDFFVYLRDSFDALYAEGDPNGDNAPKMMSIGMHCRLLGKPGRIVALQKFLDHIAKHDRVWVARRIDIARHWKQVHPYSGS from the coding sequence ATGTCAAACCCCAACGCCACCTACGACAGCACCGCCGCCTACCCCCGCGATTTGGTGGGCTACGGCCGCCAAGTGCCACACGCGCAATGGCCCAACCAAGCCCGCATTGCGGTGCAGTTTGTGCTGAACTACGAAGAAGGCAGCGAGAACGCCACGGTGCATGGCGACGCGGGCAGCGAGATGTTTTTGAGCGAGATGTTCAACCCGCCTAGCTTTCCCGACCGCCATCTGAGCATGGAAGGTATTTACGAATACGGCTCACGCGTGGGCGTGTGGCGCATCTTGCGCGAATTTGAAAAACGCGGCCTGCCCCTCACCGTGTTTGGCGTGAGCATGGCGCTGGAGCGCCACCCCGAACTCACCGCCGCGTTTGTGGAGCTGGGCCACGAAATTGCCTGCCACGGCTACCGCTGGATCAACTACCAAACCACCGACGAAGCCACCGAGCGTGCGCACATGAACAAAGGCGTCGACATCATCGAACGCCTCACAAGCACGACGCACGGCAACAGCATTCATGGCGCTGGCTGGTACACCGGCCGCGACAGCCCCAACACCCGCCGCCTCGTGGCCGACCACGGTGGCTTTGAATACGACAGCGACTACTACGGCGAAGACCTGCCCTTTTGGATGAAGGTCCAAAAAACCAATGGCGACGTCGTGCCCCAACTCGTTGTGCCGTACACCCTTGACTGCAACGACATGCGCTTTGCCCTGCCCCAAGGCTTTAGCCAAGCGGAAGACTTCTTTGTGTATTTGCGTGACAGCTTTGACGCGCTGTACGCCGAAGGCGACCCCAACGGCGACAACGCCCCCAAGATGATGAGCATCGGCATGCACTGCCGTTTACTGGGCAAGCCAGGCCGCATCGTGGCGCTGCAAAAGTTCTTAGATCACATCGCCAAACACGACCGTGTGTGGGTGGCCCGCCGCATCGACATCGCGCGCCACTGGAAACAAGTGCATCCCTACAGCGGCAGCTGA
- the uraD gene encoding 2-oxo-4-hydroxy-4-carboxy-5-ureidoimidazoline decarboxylase, with product MSHSHITLNQINTLPRAEAAALLTGLYEHSDWIAEQALAARPFASAAALKHAMVKVLEKAGRAPQLALVRAHPELAGKAMVSKSLTAESTNEQTKAGLTHCSEQEFAHIQQLNASYNAKFGFPFILAVRGPRGSGLNKQQIISTFERRLHNHPDYELAECLRNIHRIVEIRLNDKLGYEPALGQEVWDWHEWLAQFSDAGVVNPQAPHAAREELTVTYLTDAHLKCARTIELGMKACGFDEVHIDAVGNVVGVYKAASHDAKTLMTGSHYDTVRNGGKYDGRLGIFVPIACVRELARAGKRLPFNLEVVAFAEEEGQRYKATFLGSGALVGDFKHEWLDQQDADGITMRQAMKQAGLKVEDIPQLTRNAADYLGFVEVHIEQGPVLNELDIPLGVVTSINGSVRFVGEVVGMASHAGTTPMDRRRDAATAVAELALFVEKRAAALNAVSADTAKNPTSACVGTIGMLTVPNGSINVVPGRCQFSLDLRATTDAMRDALMNDVLAELKAICERRGLHYTLEETMRASAAPSDAKLQGLWENAVQSLGVPVFHLPSGAGHDAMKLHEVMPQAMLFVRGQNAGISHNPLESTTSDDMQLAIDAFMHLLHNTHA from the coding sequence ATGAGCCACTCGCACATCACGCTGAACCAAATCAACACCCTGCCCCGCGCCGAGGCAGCCGCCCTGCTGACCGGCTTGTACGAACACTCCGATTGGATTGCCGAACAAGCGCTCGCTGCTCGCCCTTTTGCATCTGCCGCCGCGCTCAAGCACGCGATGGTGAAGGTGCTGGAGAAAGCTGGCCGTGCACCGCAACTCGCCTTAGTCCGCGCCCACCCCGAGTTGGCAGGAAAAGCCATGGTGAGCAAAAGCCTCACCGCCGAATCCACCAACGAGCAAACCAAAGCGGGCCTGACCCACTGCAGCGAGCAAGAATTTGCGCACATCCAGCAGCTCAACGCCAGCTACAACGCCAAGTTTGGTTTTCCGTTCATCTTGGCCGTGCGCGGCCCGCGTGGCTCTGGCCTCAACAAACAGCAAATCATCAGCACCTTCGAGCGCCGCCTGCACAACCACCCCGACTACGAACTAGCCGAGTGCTTGCGCAACATCCACCGCATCGTGGAGATTCGCTTGAACGACAAACTGGGCTACGAGCCCGCGCTGGGCCAAGAGGTGTGGGACTGGCACGAATGGCTGGCCCAGTTCAGCGACGCTGGCGTGGTGAACCCACAAGCGCCGCACGCCGCACGCGAAGAACTCACCGTCACTTACCTGACCGACGCACACCTGAAATGCGCCCGCACGATTGAGCTGGGCATGAAAGCCTGCGGCTTTGACGAGGTGCACATCGACGCGGTGGGCAACGTGGTGGGTGTTTACAAAGCTGCATCACACGACGCCAAAACTTTGATGACCGGCTCGCACTACGACACCGTGCGCAACGGCGGCAAGTACGACGGCCGCTTGGGCATCTTCGTGCCCATAGCCTGCGTGCGCGAACTGGCCCGCGCAGGTAAGCGTTTGCCTTTCAACCTCGAAGTGGTGGCCTTTGCCGAAGAAGAAGGCCAACGCTACAAAGCCACTTTCCTCGGCTCTGGCGCTTTGGTGGGCGACTTCAAACACGAGTGGCTGGACCAACAAGATGCGGACGGCATCACCATGCGACAAGCCATGAAACAAGCCGGCTTGAAGGTTGAAGACATCCCTCAACTCACCCGCAACGCCGCAGACTACTTGGGCTTTGTCGAAGTCCACATCGAGCAAGGTCCTGTGCTGAACGAACTCGACATTCCGCTGGGCGTGGTCACCTCCATCAACGGCAGCGTGCGCTTTGTGGGCGAAGTAGTCGGCATGGCCAGCCACGCAGGCACCACACCGATGGACCGCCGCCGCGACGCCGCCACTGCCGTGGCCGAACTGGCCTTGTTTGTAGAAAAACGCGCGGCGGCATTGAACGCCGTCTCTGCCGACACGGCGAAGAACCCAACTTCGGCATGTGTAGGCACCATCGGCATGCTGACCGTCCCCAACGGCTCCATCAACGTGGTGCCCGGCCGCTGCCAATTCAGCCTCGACCTGCGCGCCACCACCGACGCCATGCGCGATGCATTGATGAACGACGTGCTCGCTGAACTCAAAGCCATTTGCGAGCGCCGTGGCTTGCACTACACCCTCGAAGAAACCATGCGCGCCAGCGCCGCACCTAGCGACGCCAAGCTGCAAGGCTTGTGGGAAAACGCTGTGCAAAGCTTGGGCGTGCCCGTGTTCCACCTGCCCAGCGGCGCGGGCCACGACGCGATGAAACTGCACGAAGTCATGCCCCAAGCCATGTTGTTTGTGCGTGGTCAAAATGCCGGCATCAGCCACAACCCGCTTGAGAGCACCACCAGCGACGACATGCAACTGGCCATCGACGCCTTCATGCACTTGCTGCACAACACACATGCCTAA
- a CDS encoding M20 family metallopeptidase: MSQTLYAQLDAWIDAHFDEQVKFLQALVQVPTDTPPGNNAPHAERTAELLHSFGYEAEKHAVPLPEVKAYGLESITNLIVRRKFADGGKTIALNAHGDVVPPGEGWTHKPYGAEIENGAMYGRATAVSKSDFSTFTFATRALESLGLPQEPGGQPLVQLRGGVELHFTYDEEFGGEKGPGWLLSHGLTKPDLMIAAGFSYQVVTAHNGCLQMEVTVQGEMAHAAIPDSGTDALQGAVHILNALHALNEGYKNTTSKIEGITHPYLNVGQISGGTNTNVVPGKVVFKLDRRMIPEENPVEVEASIRKTIEDAAASFNPPRGGKQLKVDIKRLLLAKAMVPLAGNKPLVDAIQKHGGELFGEPIPAVGTPLYTDVRLYVAQGIPGVIYGAGPRTVLESHAKRNDERVMLEDVRRATKVVARTLLDLLS; this comes from the coding sequence ATGAGCCAAACCCTATACGCCCAACTCGACGCCTGGATTGACGCGCACTTTGATGAGCAAGTGAAGTTCTTGCAGGCCTTGGTGCAAGTCCCCACCGACACCCCACCCGGCAACAACGCACCGCACGCCGAGCGCACCGCCGAGTTGCTGCACAGCTTTGGCTACGAAGCCGAAAAGCACGCTGTGCCCTTGCCGGAAGTCAAAGCCTACGGTTTGGAAAGCATCACCAACCTCATCGTGCGTCGCAAGTTTGCCGATGGCGGCAAAACCATTGCGCTCAACGCCCACGGCGACGTGGTGCCCCCCGGCGAAGGCTGGACGCACAAGCCCTACGGCGCTGAGATTGAAAACGGCGCGATGTATGGCCGCGCCACGGCAGTGAGCAAAAGCGACTTCTCGACCTTCACCTTTGCCACACGCGCACTGGAGTCGTTGGGCTTGCCTCAAGAACCAGGCGGGCAGCCGCTGGTGCAGCTGCGTGGCGGCGTCGAACTGCACTTCACCTACGACGAAGAGTTTGGCGGCGAGAAAGGCCCAGGCTGGTTGCTTTCGCACGGCCTGACCAAACCCGACTTGATGATTGCGGCAGGCTTTAGCTACCAAGTGGTCACCGCCCACAACGGCTGCTTGCAAATGGAAGTCACCGTGCAAGGTGAAATGGCACACGCCGCCATTCCCGACAGCGGCACCGACGCGTTGCAAGGCGCAGTGCACATCCTGAACGCACTGCATGCGCTCAACGAGGGCTACAAAAATACGACCTCAAAGATTGAAGGCATCACCCACCCTTACCTGAACGTCGGCCAAATCAGCGGTGGCACCAACACCAACGTGGTGCCGGGCAAGGTCGTGTTCAAGCTCGACCGCCGCATGATTCCGGAAGAGAACCCTGTTGAAGTGGAAGCGTCTATTCGCAAAACCATCGAAGACGCAGCGGCCAGCTTTAACCCACCCCGTGGCGGCAAGCAACTCAAGGTCGACATCAAACGCCTCTTGCTCGCTAAGGCCATGGTGCCGCTGGCAGGCAACAAGCCATTGGTGGACGCCATCCAAAAACACGGTGGTGAATTGTTTGGTGAGCCCATCCCCGCTGTGGGCACGCCGCTGTACACCGATGTGCGTTTGTATGTGGCACAGGGCATTCCGGGCGTCATCTACGGCGCAGGGCCACGCACGGTGCTGGAGAGCCATGCCAAGCGCAACGATGAACGTGTGATGTTGGAAGATGTGCGTCGGGCGACCAAGGTAGTGGCGCGCACGTTGTTGGATTTGTTGAGTTAA
- a CDS encoding TerC family protein, with protein sequence MELLQSTDFWLGLLLIIWINIILSGDNAVVIALAARSLPPEQQKKAIMFGSGAAVVLRIGLTVVAAMLMNLEYLQIVGGALLLWIGAQLLAGEDEDEGEGSEHSSLFSAIRTILIADLVMSLDNVIAVAAAAKGDQVLLIIGLAISIPMVIFGSTLMIKLMERFPIIITLGAALIGWVGGETVASDAVLRDFSAANSWFHLTAAACGAVLVFIWGKFNQSRKHKAIQAE encoded by the coding sequence ATGGAACTACTTCAAAGCACTGACTTCTGGCTAGGCCTGCTGTTGATTATTTGGATCAACATCATCTTGTCAGGCGACAACGCCGTCGTGATCGCTTTGGCGGCTCGCAGCTTGCCCCCTGAACAGCAGAAAAAAGCCATCATGTTTGGCTCTGGTGCTGCTGTGGTCCTGCGTATCGGCTTGACCGTGGTTGCGGCCATGTTGATGAACTTGGAATATCTGCAAATCGTAGGCGGCGCGCTACTCTTGTGGATTGGCGCACAACTCTTGGCGGGTGAAGACGAAGACGAAGGTGAAGGCAGCGAGCACAGCAGCCTCTTTTCCGCTATTCGCACCATCTTGATCGCCGACTTGGTCATGAGCTTGGACAACGTCATTGCTGTGGCTGCAGCCGCCAAAGGCGACCAAGTGCTGTTGATCATCGGCTTGGCCATCAGCATTCCGATGGTGATTTTCGGCAGCACTTTGATGATCAAACTCATGGAGCGCTTTCCCATCATCATTACCCTTGGCGCAGCTTTGATTGGCTGGGTCGGTGGTGAAACTGTGGCCAGCGATGCTGTGCTGCGCGATTTCAGCGCCGCCAACTCTTGGTTCCATCTGACAGCAGCCGCTTGCGGTGCAGTCTTGGTGTTTATTTGGGGCAAGTTCAACCAGTCCCGCAAACACAAAGCGATACAAGCTGAATAA